ACGATATCCTTCGGCCTGATCTGGTGTTCCCTTCCAACCGGGATCCTGAGAAGAGCCTGCCCCCGGGTCGGTCTGATATCCTGTGGCTGGCCCTGGGCGGTCCCGCCGATTTCCAGTTTCAGGAGGGCGGCGGCGACCTCGAGCGAGGTGTAGTCCTCGGTGATGATCCGCTCGATGAGATTCACGTACTTGTCGAGATCACCCGCCTCGATGGTCTGTTGCACCCGCTCGATGAGTTTACGCGTCCGGCTCTCTTCGACGTCCCCCTGTGTCGGGAGCGGGATCCGGGCGATGTTGATCTTCGTGTAGTTCTGAATCGTCCGGAGTTTGAAGTACTCTTTTTGGCCCACGAACGTGACGGCCCGGCCGGCGCGCCCGGCCCGCGCCGTCCTGCCGATGCGGTGGATGTAGTAATCGATGTCCTGCGGGACGTCGTAGTTGATGACCAGGTCGACGTCCTCGACGTCGATGCCCCGTGCGGCGACGTCTGTCGCGACCAGGACGTCGATGCTCCCGCCGCGGAACTTTGCCATCACCCGGTCGCGCAACGTCTGCTTCATGTCTCCGTGGAGCCCCTCGGCGAAGTGGCCGCGGGCCTGGAGGTGCGTGGTCAGGTCGTCGACACCCCTCTTGGTGTTCGAGAAGATCAGGGTCAGATCGGGGTCGTACATGTCGAGCAGCCGGGTGAGGACCTCAAGTTTGTCGCGGTTGCGCACCTCAAGGTAGAGCTGCTCGATCTGCGGGACGGTCACTTCCCGGCGCGCGACCGAGATGAACTCGGGGTTCTTCTGGAACTTCTTCGAGATCTCCAGGATGGGTCGGGGGAGGGTGGCCGAGAAGAGGATCGTCTGGCGGTCACGCGGGGTCTCGTCGAGGATCTTCTCGATGTCTTCACGAAAGCCCATGTCCAGCATCTGGTCGGCCTCATCGAGGACGACGAGTTTCACCGCGCCAAACGAGAGCGTCCCGCGGTCGAGGTGGTCGAGCACCCGGCCGGGTGTCCCGACGACGATCTGGACGCCGCGTTCCAGCGCCCGGAACTGCCGATCGATCGGCTGGCCGCCGTAGATCGGGAGGATGTTGATGCCCCGGTGATGTTTCGCGAGGTGGGAAAACTCTTCGGCGGTCTGGATGGCGAGTTCCCGGGTGGGGGAGAGGACGAGCACCTGCGTCTTCCGGCTGTCGGGGTCGACACGCTCGATCGCCGGGACGCCGAACGCCGCCGTCTTTCCTGTTCCGGTCTGTGCCTGGCCGGTCACGTCGCGTCCGTCGAGTATCGCCGGTATGGTGCTGGTCTGGATGGGCGTGGGCTCCTCAAAGCCCATATCTTCTATTGCGCGGAGTGTCTTTGGCGAGATATTGAGTTCCTGGAAGGTAATATTCTTCTCCATTCTTCCACTTCTTGGTTCTGAGACCTCTTTATATGTCGCATCCCATGCCGGGTTTTGCCCGTGAAACATATCCGTCACCGCGGCAAACCTGCACTGATGGATCCCCGACATTCTCCGGCGGCGATGCGGGAAGCCTACCGCCTCTACGCCGCCGCCCGCCCTGATTTAGGCGGCATTCTCCTGCCCGGGCTCCTGCCCCACGACGCCTGCGATGCCGCATCCCGGAGATCCGGCCGCGTGAAGGTGCTCTTCGTCGCGGAGTCTCCGCCCTGGGCCGCCGGGCGGCACGAGATCGCGGAACCGGCCGATTGCCGGAGCCCCGGCTACCCCTACTTCTGGAACG
This sequence is a window from Methanoculleus horonobensis. Protein-coding genes within it:
- a CDS encoding DEAD/DEAH box helicase: MEKNITFQELNISPKTLRAIEDMGFEEPTPIQTSTIPAILDGRDVTGQAQTGTGKTAAFGVPAIERVDPDSRKTQVLVLSPTRELAIQTAEEFSHLAKHHRGINILPIYGGQPIDRQFRALERGVQIVVGTPGRVLDHLDRGTLSFGAVKLVVLDEADQMLDMGFREDIEKILDETPRDRQTILFSATLPRPILEISKKFQKNPEFISVARREVTVPQIEQLYLEVRNRDKLEVLTRLLDMYDPDLTLIFSNTKRGVDDLTTHLQARGHFAEGLHGDMKQTLRDRVMAKFRGGSIDVLVATDVAARGIDVEDVDLVINYDVPQDIDYYIHRIGRTARAGRAGRAVTFVGQKEYFKLRTIQNYTKINIARIPLPTQGDVEESRTRKLIERVQQTIEAGDLDKYVNLIERIITEDYTSLEVAAALLKLEIGGTAQGQPQDIRPTRGQALLRIPVGREHQIRPKDIVGALAGETGISGSAIGAINIYDTYSTVDVPIEAAEQIIEGMKGKTIARARLTRPIEIVEAAGGR